One part of the Patescibacteria group bacterium genome encodes these proteins:
- a CDS encoding DUF192 domain-containing protein yields the protein MQRSWVTLLAVFFVLIATFWAFGGDEVTEYLPYATQRFTGQSAHVLVGGKTFGTEVVRSEKSQAKGLSGRRSLPADRGMLFVFAKPGLYPFVMRDMRFALDIIWIQDGKIVDLWRNAPYGKEPPAQYTPKTAADQVLEIRAGMAGVLQVGDMVVITDDRWFFR from the coding sequence ATGCAACGAAGCTGGGTTACACTACTTGCGGTTTTCTTTGTCCTCATTGCCACATTTTGGGCGTTTGGCGGGGATGAAGTGACGGAGTACCTCCCGTACGCTACCCAGCGTTTCACCGGCCAGTCTGCCCACGTGTTGGTTGGCGGGAAGACGTTTGGTACTGAAGTTGTGCGAAGTGAAAAATCTCAGGCCAAGGGTTTGTCTGGGCGTCGAAGTTTACCCGCAGACCGGGGGATGCTCTTCGTCTTTGCAAAACCAGGGTTGTACCCTTTTGTGATGCGGGACATGCGCTTTGCATTAGATATCATCTGGATCCAGGATGGGAAAATTGTTGACCTCTGGCGGAACGCACCATATGGGAAAGAACCTCCAGCCCAGTACACGCCAAAGACCGCCGCTGACCAAGTGTTGGAAATTCGGGCAGGTATGGCAGGTGTTCTCCAGGTAGGAGATATGGTGGTTATTACTGACGATCGGTGGTTCTTCCGCTAG